The region GGTAGCGCGGGCCCTTCGACCAGAAGTCGACGGCGATGATGCGCAGGCCGTTGAGCGCGTGGAAGAGGATGGCGGCGACGAGGCCGTACTCCAGCAGCGCGACGATCGGATTCTTGTACGTGGACACGACCCTGTCGTAGTCCTCGGGGGAGACACGGACGAGAGCGGTGTCCAGCACGTGTACGAACAGGAAGAAGAAGATGAGGACGCCGGTGACTCGATGAGCCACCCAGGACCACATTCCTTCCCGGCCGCGGTACAGCGTTCCAGCCGGCACGGAAGAACCCTCCGGGAGCGGGGATTGGGGCCTGCCGGCTTCTGTGTCGGTCGGCCCGGCCGGGTACGGTCCACCGGCCCCGGCCATCGTAGCGACGACTTGTCGGAACGTTTACAGCGGCCCTATCTATGTGATCAAACTGGCAATCAATCAGGCACGTTCGGGCTATTCCGGACGGCCCAGGGCCCCTTGTCCCCGAGGAGGCGCGTCAGGCGCCCCCTGGCCAGACGGCGCAGCTCCTCCGCCGTGACGAGCCGCTCCTCTTCGGGATCGTTTGTCAATCGTGATCGGATTCCGGCCAGCACCTGATCCAGTGATTCCTCTGGGGAGAAGTCATCCAGACAGATGACGAACACGTGCCCGAATCGGCTTTCGTAGGCCGCGTGGGCCGCGCTCAGGGCCGTGTGGGCGGCGGAGTAGGCGCCGTCCGGGAGCAGTGTGAGGGACTCGCCCGCGAGGGCCTCGGTCAGGTCGGCCGGGGTGAGGTCGTAGGCCGCCTCGTCGGCCGCGGCGAGGAAGGCGTCCAGGTCCGGGTAGGGCCGGTGATCGGCCAGCCGGTGGGCCCAGCGCAGGCTGCGGCAGCAACTCAGGAGCGCGCGCACGACGGAGTCGGCGGGCGCTGAGTTGAACGGCTCCAGGCGCGCCGGGGACGACGGCACGCTCTTCTGCTCGGGTGGGGCGACCTGGCCGGGGAGGCGTGGAAGACGGTGCGAAGGCAGCGTGGGTCCTCGGCGGTGGGATGTCGACGGGATGCCGTGATGTCCTGTGAACGTCACGTGTGGTGTGGCAGGGGAAGAAGTGAGAGTTGTGCCGCCACGTTATCCACGATTGACGGGACGTGTCCGACGGATGCCCGAATTTCACCCGGACGGGAGAGTTTCGGAACCTGCGGTGGACGGGTGATGTGGAGAGGGGGACCGTGGAACGTCCGGGGGTGTACGACGTGAGGTGTACGGGGCGCTCGATGCGTACGTCAGGGCGTAGGCCTCGGTTACCGAAGCGAAGGGCGTGGTGCGGTGAGCACGGGCAGGCGACGACGGGCGCCGGTGCAGGACGGGAAGCGACCGGTACTGATAGCGGTCGGCGTGGCGGTGGTGACGGGTGCCGTGGTGGCGACCGTCACGCTGTGGCCGTCCGGTGACGCCGGCGCGCCGACCGGGGCGAGCGTCGATCCCGGCCGGACGGCGGCCGGGTCGGCGAACCGGACCGGGACCGCGCCCCCACCGTCTCCCACGCCGACCCGGACCTACCCCCTCTCCCAGACCCCGCGCACCATCCCCGCCGTACGCGAGCACACCCCGGCGCGCGGCCCCGGCTGGCGTCCCGCGGCGGGCGCCCGCGTGGTCGTCGGCGACGCCGGCCTCGCCGACGAGGGAAAGCTGCTCGCCGACGAGCTGAAAATGTCGTACGCCGGACAGACGGCGGCCAAGGACGGTGACGTCGAACTCGGCCTGAACACCGGCGGCGCCGACCCGGAGTCGTACACCCTGACCGTCAAGAACCGCCGGGTCACCATCTCCGCGCCCGGCGAGGCGGGCGTCTTCTACGGCACCCGCACCCTCAAGCAGGAGGTGCACGGCGGCGGTACGGCGCCCGAGGGCGTCGTGCGCGACCAGCCCGCCAAGCCGCGCCGCGGGTTCATGCTCGACATCGCGCGCAAGCCCTACTCCGCGGCCTGGATAGAGGACCGGATCCGGGAACTGGGCGATCTGAAGTACAACGAGCTGGGGCTGCACTTCTCCGACGACCAGGGCTTCCGCATCCAGTCGGACACCCACCCGGAGATCGTGTCGAAGGACCACCTCAGCAAGACGGACGTTCGCGACATCGTCGCCCTCGCGGAGAGCCGCCACATCCATGTGGTCCCCGAGATCGACTCGCCGGGCCACCTCGGCGCCGTGATCGCCGCCCACCCCGACCTCCAGCTGCGCAGCGTCGCGGGAACCGCCCCGCGCGGCACCGTCGACATCTCCAAGCCCGCCGCGGCCTCCATCGTCGACGACCTGCTGGGCGAGTACACCGGTCTCTTCCCCCGCCCGTACTGGCACCTCGGCGGCGACGAGTACCAGGCCCTGACCGTGGCCAGCCCGTCGACCTCCTACCCTCAGCTCGCAGCCGCCGCCAAGCAGGCCTACGGCCCCGGCGCCACCGTCGCGGACCTCACCACCGGCTGGCTCAACGCCCGCGCCCAGGTGGTGCGCGGCCACGACCGGACCGCACGGGCCTGGAACGACGGGTTCTTCCGCGGCGGCACGGTCCAGGCGGACAAGGACCTGGAGGTCGCGTACTGGACGGGCAAGGAACTCGGCGCGCGCCCGCCCGTCGAGTACCTGAGCGCGGGCCGGGAACTCATCAACTACAACGACGAGTACCTCTACTACGTCCTCGGTGAGCCGCAGACCTTCGTCTACCCGACCGGGCAGCGCATCTACGAGCAGTGGACCCCGCTCGTCGTCCGCGGCACCACACCGGTCCCCGCCAAGTACGACGGCCAGATCCTCGGCGGGAGCTTCGCCGTCTGGTCCGACCGCGCGAACTCCCAGACCCAGGACCAGGTGGCGGCGGGGATCAGGATGCCGCTGCGCGCCACGATCCAGAAACTCTGGGACCCGGGCCGGCCGGCGCTGTCCTGGACGGACTTCAAGAATCTGGCGAACCGGCTGGGCTGAGGCGTATCTTCTCTGTGATTCGTGTGCCGGGTGTGCCTTGGGGAGGGCGCGCCCGGCTTTTTGTGCCGGCGCGGTCTCACGCGCCGGTGATTCGGGGGGTTTTCATGTCCAGTACGCCCATGCCCGTGCCCGGGGGCACGATGGTGCCCCCGCACGGGGTTGCCCGGCTGCGCTCGCCGGTGGGCCTCGGGCGAGCGGTCGCGGTGCTGCTCGGTGTGGTCGTCGCCGTGGATCTCTTCGCGATCCGGGCGGGCGTCAAGGTGTACGACGTCACGGGCACCATCCTGGACGGCGGGGCCGGCGAGGCCCTCCAGCGGGACGCGGACCACGCGGACTCGGTCATGGCCGCGGCCGGGGTCGTGCAGCTGGCCTCCCTGGCCGCCACGGTCGTCTTCTACCTCGTCTGGTTCTACCGGACGCGGATCAACGCCGAGGTGTTCGACCCGTTCGGGCATGAATTGGGGCGCGCCTGGGTGGGCTGGGGCTGGTTCGTGCCGGTGGTGAGCCTCTGGTTCCCGCGCCGGATCATGCTGAACACCTGGGACGCGAGCCGTCCCGCCGGCTCCCGCACCTCGCACGGGCTCGTCAACGCCTGGTGGGCGATGTGGATCATCACGCTGGTTGCCGGCCGGGCCGGGTTCGAGAGTTACCGCAAGGCCGAGACCGCCACAGAGCTCTACGTCGCCGCGGGCGACGTGTTGTTCGCGGACGTCACCGGCGTGGTGGCCGCCGTGCTCGCCATCCTCGTCGTCCTGCGCCTGACCCGGATGCAGAACGAGAAGGCCCTGCGCGGCCCGGTGCCGCCCGGAGAGCCGGTCCCGGCGGTCGTCCGGGACCACCGCTGACCGTCGGCGTTGGGTCGTTGGAGGCAGGCGGCGCGCCGGTTCGGCTGATTCCCTGGCCAATTCACTTGTCCCTGTGGTGTATTCGGCGCGGCCGAACCGAAACACCACC is a window of Streptomyces sp. NBC_00271 DNA encoding:
- the sdhC gene encoding succinate dehydrogenase, cytochrome b556 subunit produces the protein MPAGTLYRGREGMWSWVAHRVTGVLIFFFLFVHVLDTALVRVSPEDYDRVVSTYKNPIVALLEYGLVAAILFHALNGLRIIAVDFWSKGPRYQKQMLWSVVGIWVVLMVGALYPVLGHAFREVFGS
- a CDS encoding 2-oxo-4-hydroxy-4-carboxy-5-ureidoimidazoline decarboxylase, which encodes MPSSPARLEPFNSAPADSVVRALLSCCRSLRWAHRLADHRPYPDLDAFLAAADEAAYDLTPADLTEALAGESLTLLPDGAYSAAHTALSAAHAAYESRFGHVFVICLDDFSPEESLDQVLAGIRSRLTNDPEEERLVTAEELRRLARGRLTRLLGDKGPWAVRNSPNVPD
- a CDS encoding beta-N-acetylhexosaminidase, with protein sequence MSTGRRRRAPVQDGKRPVLIAVGVAVVTGAVVATVTLWPSGDAGAPTGASVDPGRTAAGSANRTGTAPPPSPTPTRTYPLSQTPRTIPAVREHTPARGPGWRPAAGARVVVGDAGLADEGKLLADELKMSYAGQTAAKDGDVELGLNTGGADPESYTLTVKNRRVTISAPGEAGVFYGTRTLKQEVHGGGTAPEGVVRDQPAKPRRGFMLDIARKPYSAAWIEDRIRELGDLKYNELGLHFSDDQGFRIQSDTHPEIVSKDHLSKTDVRDIVALAESRHIHVVPEIDSPGHLGAVIAAHPDLQLRSVAGTAPRGTVDISKPAAASIVDDLLGEYTGLFPRPYWHLGGDEYQALTVASPSTSYPQLAAAAKQAYGPGATVADLTTGWLNARAQVVRGHDRTARAWNDGFFRGGTVQADKDLEVAYWTGKELGARPPVEYLSAGRELINYNDEYLYYVLGEPQTFVYPTGQRIYEQWTPLVVRGTTPVPAKYDGQILGGSFAVWSDRANSQTQDQVAAGIRMPLRATIQKLWDPGRPALSWTDFKNLANRLG
- a CDS encoding DUF4328 domain-containing protein, with the translated sequence MSSTPMPVPGGTMVPPHGVARLRSPVGLGRAVAVLLGVVVAVDLFAIRAGVKVYDVTGTILDGGAGEALQRDADHADSVMAAAGVVQLASLAATVVFYLVWFYRTRINAEVFDPFGHELGRAWVGWGWFVPVVSLWFPRRIMLNTWDASRPAGSRTSHGLVNAWWAMWIITLVAGRAGFESYRKAETATELYVAAGDVLFADVTGVVAAVLAILVVLRLTRMQNEKALRGPVPPGEPVPAVVRDHR